The Mesoterricola silvestris sequence TCGCCGAGGCCATGGCCCGCAGCAAGCGCAGCGAGGCCAAGCTCCTCATCGCCCTCATGCCCGGCAAGGTGCTCAAGCTCCTCGTGCAGCCCGGGGACATCGTGGAGGAGGGCCAGCCCCTGCTCATCCTCGAGGCCATGAAGATGCAGAACGAGTACACGGCCCCCACCGCCAGCCGGGTATCGGCCATCCACGTGGAGGAGGGCGCCAACCTGGAGATCCACGCGCCCATGATCTCGCTGCAGAACCTGGAGCCCGCCGAAGGGGAAGGCCCGGAATCCGCCCCCAAGGGGTGACCGCATCGCCCGCCTCCGGGCGGCAGGGGATTGGCATGGCAGGTGAGCCCATGGATGGCGCGGAGCCAGTGCTGGACGTCCTGGGGACGGTCCAGGCCAGTGAAGCCAGGTACCGCGCTCTGGTGGAGGCCTCGGCCCAGATCGTGTGGACCTGCGACGCCCGGGGCCGGGTCACGGAGGATTCCCCCTCCTGGCGGGCCTACACGGGCCAGACCCCGGGGGAGTGGCTGGGCCTGGGCTTCGAGGCCTGCATCCACCCGGAGGACCGCCTCCGGGCCCTGGAAACCTGGCATCGGGGCCTCCGGGAGGGCCGTAGGGTCCAGCAGGAGTACCGGCTCTGGCACCACAGCGGCCAATGGCGGTGGAACCACGTGCGGGCGGTGCCCCTGCTGGGGCCAGGCGGGGCCGTGGAGTCCTGGGTGGGCATGAACATGGATATCCATGACCGGCTCTCGGCCCAGAGGATGCAGACCGCCCTCTACGGGATCTCCGAGGCGGCCCGGGGCCTGGGGGACCTGTACGTGCGCATCCACGGGATCATCAAGGCCTTCATGCCCGCGGAGAACTTCTACGTGGCGCTGCTGGACCCCGGCGGGGATACGGTGCGCTTCCCCTACTTCGTGGATGAGAACGATGCGCCCCCGCCGGCCCTGAGGATGGCCCGGGGCCTCACGGAACTGGTGCTGCGCAGCGGGGCGCCCTGGCGCCTGGATCCGGACCGCATCGAGGAACTCGTGCGGGGGGGCACCGTGGTGCTGCGCGGAGAGCCGCCCCTGGACTGGCTTGGCGTTCCGCTGTCCATGGACGGGCGCATCCTGGGGATGCTGGCGGTGCAGAGCTACCGGGGCGACGTGCACTACTCCCAGTCCGATCTGGCGCTGCTGCAGTTCGTCTCCGGCCAGATCGCCGCGAGCCTGGAGCGCCAGCGCGCCGAGGAGGAGCGCAAGCGGCTGGAGGCCGACCTCCAGCACGCCCAGAAGCTGGAGAGCCTGGGCAGCCTCGCCGGCGGGGTGGCCCACGACATGAACAACGTGCTGGGCGCCATCCACGCCGTCACCCAGACCCTCAAGGCCGCTTATGCCGGCGAGGACCGCCTCCTGGGTTCCATCGGCACCATCGAACGCGCCGCCGTGCGGGGGCGCGACCTGGTGAAGGGCCTGGCGGATTTCGCCCGCAAGGATCTGCGGGAGGCCTGCGCGGTGGACCTCAACGAGGTGGTGGGGCAGGAGTGCGAGCTCCTCAGCCGCACCCTCCTGCAGCGGGTGCGCCTGGACGTGGCCCTGGAGCCCGGGCTGCCCCGGGTCATGGGAGAGCCCGGCGCCCTGGGCAGCGCCTTCATGAACCTGTGCGTGAACGCCGTGGACGCCATGCCCGAAGGGGGCGCCCTGGTCATCCGCACCCGGAGCCTGCCGGGGGACCTGGTGGAACTGGCGGTGGACGACACCGGCCAGGGCATGGAGCCCTGGGTGCTCCAGCGGGCCATGGAACCCTTCTACACCACCAAGCCCTACGGCAAGGGCACCGGCCTGGGCCTCGCCATGGTCTACAGCACGGCCAAGGCCCACGGAGGCACCCTCACCCTGGACAGCAGGCCCGGGGAGGGGACCCGGGTGCGCCTGCGCCTTCCGGCCCTGGCCGGGGCCCCCGCGCCTGCCGCGGCGGAACCCGTGGACACCGATCCCGGCAGGCCCCTGCGCATCCTCCTGGTGGATGACGACGACCTGATCCGGGATGCCGCCCCGGAACTGCTTGAACTGCTGGGCCACCGGGTGGCCACCGCATCCAGCGGACCCGAGGGCCTGGCCATGCTGGACCTGGACCCGGACGTGGACGTGGTGCTCCTGGACGTGAACATGCCCGGGATGAGCGGCCTCGAAACCCTGGCCCTCCTTCGCGAACGCCACCCCAGGCTGCCCGTGATCCTGGCCACGGGCTTCCTGGGGGACGCCACCCGGCACCTCCTGGCCACGGACCCCCACCTGCTGGCCCTGGCCAAGCCCTACACCCTGGAAGAGGCCCGGGTGAGGCTGAAGGAAGCCGTCAGTCGGTGACCGCGAAGACCACCTTCTCGTTGCGGAACCGGTCCTTGGCCAGCAGCTTCACCGTGGCCTGGGTGTGGTCCGGGTTGAACGCCAGGGTGTAGTGCTTGTCCTTCACCAGGGACCCGGGCACGACGTTGATCTTGTTGATCTTCTCCAGGCCCGCGTCGGCGGCGGTGATGGTGATGGAATCCTGGGACCTCAGGTCCGCGGTCTTGGTGAAGGCCTGGTCGTTCCAGTTGGAACCGGCCCGGTCCTTGGAGAACACCGGCACCACGATGATGCCTTCGTCCTCGAGCACCTTGCGCCGGCCCACCAGGTAGTGGACGGAATTCAGCAGGGCCTGCTGGGTCTGGCTGGCGGCCGTGAGCACCTGCAGGTCCTTGGTCATGCGCTCCTTTTCCGTCCGCATGCTCTCGATGTCGGCCGTGAGCTTCTCGGACTGGGCGGTGAGGTCCACGATGTGGGCCTGCAGCTCCTTGCTGCGGGCCTCGGCCTGGTCACGCTCGCCTTCGATGCGGGCCTTGCGGTCCGCCTGCAGCTGGGTGGGACTCAGGTCCGCCTTGCCCTGGGCCACCCAGGACCCGTAGACGCCATTGCTGTAGAAGTGGTAGACGTGGAACCCCGGCGCCAGCTGGTCCATGGTGAGCACCTTGGCCACCAGCTCCTTGGCCTTGGCCTCGGGCACGCCGCGCTTCCTCAGGTAGCGCATGGCCATGTCGTAGTGGGTGTCGTCGGCCTTGGCGATCTCGGGCCGGGGCAGGACCGCCCGCAGGTGGCCGATCTTCTCATTGAGGCCCTTGATCTCCTTGTCCTTGTCCAGGACCTCCTGGAGCAGGGCCTGGTAGGAGCTGTTCTTCTCCACCTTGATGCGGGCCTCCAGGGCGGTCTTCTGTTCCGGGGTCAGTTCCAGGGTGTCCGGGTTGGGAGCCACGTTGGTGACGCCGGCCTGGGCCAGCTTCTTCTGCTCCTCGGCGCTGGCGGTGCCGGCCTTCTGGTTGAGGGTCTCCAGCTCGGCGGCCTTCTGGGAGAGGTCCTTGACCTCCTTTTCACCCGCATTGCGTCCGCAGGCGGGGGCGATCATGAGCGCGGCCGCCGCCGCGGCGGCCAGGAAGGAGTTCGATAGGGTTGTCCGTGTCATGGCTTTCTCCAGGTGCGTGGGGCCGGGATGGGAAGATCGCCCGGCTTCGGGTTGGATGAAGGGACCTCCATGAAAAGGTCGGCACGATGCCTACCCGCCTTGCGGTGCGCCAAGGGGGTGTGGAGCGGGTCCCACCCCATCGGGGGCAGGTCCGGGTTTGGCTATTGGATGACCGGGGCCGCCGGGATGTTCCAGGCACGGCCGCTTGTTTTTATCTATTAATTGCAACTAGGGCGCAGAGAGGGCGAGGGTCCGGGGGTGGACGAGGCGGTCGAAGTCCAGGTACCGCATGCGCACCACTTCCGTATGGGAGCCCGCGTTGAAGGCGATCTCCTCGTTGGAGGCCAGGCGGGGGTCCACGAAGACATCCATGCGGTACAGGTTCCCGAAGGGCGGCATGGCCCCCAGCTCGCACCCGGGGAAGTCGCTGCGGAATTCCGGTTCCCGGGCCAGGTCCAGGTTCACGGCCCCGGTGCCCCGGCGCAGGAGATCCAGGTCCACCTTGCGGGTGGCGGGCAGCACCGCCATGGCCAGGTGGTCGTCCACCTTCACCACGACGGTCTTGGCCACCTCCCGGCCCTTCACGTGGGCGGACTCGGCCACGTCCATGGCGGTATAGGCCTTGGAGTGGGTGATGGAGAGGTATTTCACCTCGTGGTCATCCAGGAAGCTCTTCAGTTTCGCGACAGGCATACGTACCTCCTTGGCCGTCGACGGTTTGGAACCGAAGCATCGGGCATCGATCCGTTTTCGCAAGGGAGGGATTCGAGGGCTCTCGCAATTATATGATTCGATCATATGAACCCGTTCATCCCCGGATTTGACCCGTTCAGGGGAACTTCGGGGTCCCCGGCACCGGACGGAGGTATGGTCCTAGGGTACCCCTCCGGAGGCCACTCCAGGCGCCGGAGGGGATCCTCCCTGGGTTGCGCCACATGATGCAGACCGCCAAACCGAGAATCCCCGTCGTCCTGAGCGAAATGGAAATCCATTGGCTCATCACCTGGCATGACCTGAACCTCCGGGAATGCTCGGGAACCACCACGGAATGCGACCGGGACTGGAGCGCCCTCCGCCGGGAGGAACTCCTCACCGCCTGGGACCGCACGCCGGGGGGCGCGAAGTAGCGGGGCCCATTCGTCGCTCCGGTCAAAACCCGGTTTCCCTTCTTTCCCCAGCGCCCCAGCGAGCCCCCAGCGCCCCAGCGTTTAATTCTTTTTCTGGAATTCCCGGCGCCGATGGTTCCCATCTCGCCGAAGGCAACCTTGAAAAGTAAAAACGCAGAGACGCTGGGGACTCGCTGGGGCGCTGGGAAAAGCGGGTACAAAAAAACCCCAAAACCTCATGGTTTCGGGGTTCTAGTTGGAGCGGGCGATCGGGATCGAACCGACGACGTTCAGCTTGGGAAGCTGACATTCTGCCACTGAATTACGCCCGCGCTTGCCTTGCCTGTCTTCGCCCTTGGGGGATCGGAACGGGCAACGGTCA is a genomic window containing:
- a CDS encoding biotin/lipoyl-containing protein; translated protein: MKRTLVVADETVELEIYRRRGTTVMTWDGVEVPLDIVKVERSSYSIIMEGRSVGVNIDRIRNPDPDLHGFRAATYDGAYEFTLQDPRKALLAEAMARSKRSEAKLLIALMPGKVLKLLVQPGDIVEEGQPLLILEAMKMQNEYTAPTASRVSAIHVEEGANLEIHAPMISLQNLEPAEGEGPESAPKG
- a CDS encoding hybrid sensor histidine kinase/response regulator, which encodes MAGEPMDGAEPVLDVLGTVQASEARYRALVEASAQIVWTCDARGRVTEDSPSWRAYTGQTPGEWLGLGFEACIHPEDRLRALETWHRGLREGRRVQQEYRLWHHSGQWRWNHVRAVPLLGPGGAVESWVGMNMDIHDRLSAQRMQTALYGISEAARGLGDLYVRIHGIIKAFMPAENFYVALLDPGGDTVRFPYFVDENDAPPPALRMARGLTELVLRSGAPWRLDPDRIEELVRGGTVVLRGEPPLDWLGVPLSMDGRILGMLAVQSYRGDVHYSQSDLALLQFVSGQIAASLERQRAEEERKRLEADLQHAQKLESLGSLAGGVAHDMNNVLGAIHAVTQTLKAAYAGEDRLLGSIGTIERAAVRGRDLVKGLADFARKDLREACAVDLNEVVGQECELLSRTLLQRVRLDVALEPGLPRVMGEPGALGSAFMNLCVNAVDAMPEGGALVIRTRSLPGDLVELAVDDTGQGMEPWVLQRAMEPFYTTKPYGKGTGLGLAMVYSTAKAHGGTLTLDSRPGEGTRVRLRLPALAGAPAPAAAEPVDTDPGRPLRILLVDDDDLIRDAAPELLELLGHRVATASSGPEGLAMLDLDPDVDVVLLDVNMPGMSGLETLALLRERHPRLPVILATGFLGDATRHLLATDPHLLALAKPYTLEEARVRLKEAVSR
- a CDS encoding aminoacyl-tRNA deacylase — translated: MPVAKLKSFLDDHEVKYLSITHSKAYTAMDVAESAHVKGREVAKTVVVKVDDHLAMAVLPATRKVDLDLLRRGTGAVNLDLAREPEFRSDFPGCELGAMPPFGNLYRMDVFVDPRLASNEEIAFNAGSHTEVVRMRYLDFDRLVHPRTLALSAP